TCCTGGCGGGCGTGGTCAGCGGGGCGGCCAACGCAGGGCTGCTGGCCCTCATCAACACGGCGCTCCACCAGGACCGCCCATGGACCGACCCCCGATTGGTGGGCGGGTTTGTGGGACTCTGCCTGAGTCTCCCGGTCACCCGGGCGATCTCCTCCTACCTGCTGGCGACGCTGGGACAGAAGACCGTGCTGCACCTTCGGCTGCAGCTGAGTCGAAAGATCCTCGCCGCTCCCCTACGGCAGCTGGAAGACCTCGGTCCGCATCGCCTGCTGGCGTCCCTCACGCAGGACGTGGCGAGCATTGTGATGGCCCTCTCGCTGGTCCCCCTCCTCTCCATCCAGTTGACCGTGGTGGTCGGCTCCCTGGTGTACCTGGGGTGGCTCTCCTGGATGGCGCTCGTGGCGGTGGTGGCCGCCCTGGCCCTGGGGATCGTCACCTACCGCATCCCCATATCCAGGGGAGCGCGCTACCAGCGGGTGGCGCGGGAGCACGCGGATCAGCTCTACAGCCACTTCGGGGCGACCACGTCCGGGGTGAAGGAGCTGAAGCTGCACCGCCTGCGCAGGGAGGCGCTCCTCGAAGACCTCAAAACCACCGGGAACGCGCTCCGGAGGGCGACCGTCCGATACGTGACCCTTTTCAGCGTGGCGGCCGGATGGGGTCAACTGGCCATCTTCGGCATGATCGGGGCGCTGGTCTTCTTTCTACCCGCGTGGCAGCAGGTGGATTCCCGGACGCTCACCGGGTACGCGCTGATCCTGCTTTACATGATGACCCCGCTGGAGGCGATCCTCGAGGCACTGCCGGGCCTGTCGCAGGCGCGTGTCGCGTTCGAGAAGATAGAGAAGCTCGGTCTCTCGCTGGAGGCGGGCGCTCCCGCCCCTGGACCGGAGAGCGGAAGGCCGCCGCACGGAGGACCGTGGCGGAGGGTGGATCTGGTGGGGGTCACGCACGCCTACCAGC
This DNA window, taken from Longimicrobiaceae bacterium, encodes the following:
- a CDS encoding cyclic peptide export ABC transporter, whose protein sequence is MKLLSLLLGHSRGVMLLALLAGVVSGAANAGLLALINTALHQDRPWTDPRLVGGFVGLCLSLPVTRAISSYLLATLGQKTVLHLRLQLSRKILAAPLRQLEDLGPHRLLASLTQDVASIVMALSLVPLLSIQLTVVVGSLVYLGWLSWMALVAVVAALALGIVTYRIPISRGARYQRVAREHADQLYSHFGATTSGVKELKLHRLRREALLEDLKTTGNALRRATVRYVTLFSVAAGWGQLAIFGMIGALVFFLPAWQQVDSRTLTGYALILLYMMTPLEAILEALPGLSQARVAFEKIEKLGLSLEAGAPAPGPESGRPPHGGPWRRVDLVGVTHAYQREGEDRSFTLGPIDLSISPGEVVFLIGGNGSGKTTLAKLITGLYVPEQGEVRVDGEPVTDANRDEFMQRFSVVFSDFFLFESLLGLDGPGIDAEAARYLARLQLNHKVTVQDAQLSTTALSQGQRKRLALLTAYLEDRPIYLFDEWAADQDPVFKKVFYLQILPELKRRRKAVLVISHDEHYYGVADRVVKLAHGQLEYDGPPGNLRYSIDAVRVASLEAPADSVGESPVQTMAI